In one Leptospira yasudae genomic region, the following are encoded:
- a CDS encoding apolipoprotein N-acyltransferase, which produces MDNLHHRFQEFQKTVWFNLFCYLWTGLFSFLAFAPVSLSHFVWIAPFGLFWLSLKYHGKYKKLFYQGLIIGVVFYAISFHWIIHMSITFGNFPYVIAILILLFAGLLFSLKFPIFMMSFSYLSGKIGRHSVWVAGFCGLLSELIGPQLFPWYWGNLAAGNLILAQNVEITGVYGISFLVFVVSYSLFQSNPWHWKEILHSKEKRKQYLRFAALPALLLLAFVVSGAILYKKWENVKPVKSLNVLIIQPDAPLSFRDGREVKESIEALMARIERLTDEGVARMGKKPDLIVLPEAGVPFFSAHNTTVTTVARRLYWHRFDSLMFLLANRYKANVFFNEIDAGYKGEPGVRNLRYYNNNVLYDPNGDRRDSYQKKFLLMFGEYMPFDFLYELSQQTGRFEPGLNHNLIRYYTPAEKEKAPKGLHLGWIDTENLNHEAVRSYYEPAKTEVQEAGKFLPLICYEVILPEFVREFRTAGNPEFIVNLTNDKWYGTTTESDQHMELGRLRSIELRRWMVRSTNSGISANIDHLGRFVGGKKTGLMTAEALSETVDVIDSPPTFYTKYGNLIPWLMLFLTGLYYVNLLIGIRKGKISKSK; this is translated from the coding sequence ATGGACAATTTACACCATCGTTTTCAAGAATTCCAGAAAACAGTCTGGTTCAATCTATTCTGTTATCTTTGGACGGGTCTTTTTTCCTTCTTAGCTTTTGCGCCCGTTTCCCTGAGTCATTTCGTTTGGATCGCTCCGTTCGGACTTTTTTGGCTGAGTTTGAAATACCATGGAAAGTATAAAAAATTATTTTACCAGGGATTGATCATCGGAGTCGTTTTCTACGCGATCTCGTTCCACTGGATCATTCACATGTCGATCACATTCGGAAATTTTCCGTATGTGATTGCGATTCTCATTCTTCTTTTTGCGGGACTTTTATTCAGCTTAAAGTTCCCGATTTTTATGATGAGTTTTTCCTATCTTTCGGGAAAGATAGGACGTCATTCGGTTTGGGTTGCGGGTTTCTGCGGACTTTTATCGGAGTTGATCGGACCGCAATTGTTTCCTTGGTATTGGGGGAATCTCGCCGCGGGAAATTTGATTCTCGCACAGAACGTGGAAATCACGGGAGTTTACGGAATCAGCTTTCTGGTCTTTGTCGTTTCTTATTCTCTCTTTCAATCGAATCCGTGGCATTGGAAAGAAATTCTTCATTCTAAAGAAAAGAGAAAACAATATCTTCGTTTTGCAGCATTGCCCGCTCTTTTACTTTTGGCCTTTGTAGTTTCCGGTGCGATTCTTTATAAAAAATGGGAGAACGTAAAACCCGTTAAGTCTTTGAACGTTCTGATCATCCAACCCGATGCGCCTTTGAGTTTTAGGGACGGAAGAGAAGTAAAAGAATCCATCGAAGCTTTGATGGCCCGCATCGAAAGACTGACCGACGAGGGCGTCGCGAGAATGGGGAAGAAACCGGATCTGATCGTGCTTCCGGAGGCGGGGGTTCCGTTCTTTTCAGCGCACAATACGACCGTGACCACAGTCGCGCGAAGGCTGTATTGGCATCGTTTCGATTCCTTGATGTTTCTTCTTGCCAATCGATATAAGGCGAACGTTTTCTTCAACGAGATCGACGCCGGTTATAAAGGCGAGCCGGGCGTTCGTAATTTAAGATATTATAATAATAACGTATTGTATGATCCGAACGGGGATAGAAGAGATTCATATCAGAAAAAATTTCTCCTGATGTTCGGGGAATATATGCCGTTCGATTTTCTCTATGAATTGAGTCAGCAGACCGGAAGATTCGAGCCCGGCTTGAATCATAACTTAATCCGCTATTACACTCCGGCAGAAAAGGAGAAAGCTCCGAAAGGATTGCATTTGGGTTGGATCGATACGGAGAATCTCAATCACGAGGCCGTTCGCTCTTACTATGAGCCCGCGAAAACAGAAGTTCAGGAAGCCGGTAAGTTTCTTCCGTTGATTTGTTACGAAGTGATTCTGCCCGAATTTGTGAGAGAATTCAGAACTGCGGGGAATCCTGAATTTATCGTAAACCTTACGAACGACAAGTGGTACGGGACGACGACGGAAAGCGACCAGCATATGGAGTTGGGCAGACTTCGTTCGATCGAATTGAGAAGATGGATGGTGCGTTCCACGAATTCCGGTATTTCCGCGAATATCGATCACTTGGGAAGATTTGTCGGCGGCAAAAAGACCGGATTGATGACGGCGGAAGCACTTTCCGAAACGGTAGACGTGATCGATTCTCCACCAACGTTTTATACGAAGTATGGAAATTTGATTCCGTGGTTGATGTTGTTTTTAACCGGACTCTATTATGTGAACCTTCTGATCGGAATTCGTAAAGGAAAGATATCGAAATCGAAGTAA
- a CDS encoding (2Fe-2S) ferredoxin domain-containing protein: protein MSNFYTKHVFVCENVRAEGERVSCGRSGSIQLLASLKKKMKDLSVEGKIRIQRAGCLDRCELGPVQVSYPEGRWFSLRTEEDVDIFLKYYIQSEELEKIQHLILKENQ, encoded by the coding sequence ATGTCGAACTTTTACACGAAACACGTTTTTGTATGCGAGAACGTAAGAGCGGAAGGGGAACGGGTTTCCTGCGGCCGCTCGGGTTCGATTCAACTGTTAGCCTCCCTCAAAAAAAAGATGAAAGACCTTTCCGTAGAAGGCAAAATCAGAATTCAAAGGGCGGGATGTTTGGATCGATGCGAACTCGGTCCCGTTCAAGTGAGTTATCCCGAAGGAAGATGGTTCTCCTTAAGAACCGAAGAAGACGTTGATATATTCTTAAAATATTATATTCAATCCGAAGAACTCGAAAAGATTCAACATTTAATCTTAAAGGAAAATCAATGA
- a CDS encoding acyltransferase family protein, with translation MIRKIRLYLFSPFIKNENEIQSLNGVRAVAILLVIVYHVWLPFGVAGFPEIFRNVFSNFNSGVDLFFVLSGFLIYSGILKYRKEPKAFSKRNFFLARSLRIFPAYYFCLFVLYLYFQGLHDRLATIATPNELQTAELNQLSEILQSAYADVFYISNYTKHRLSLVGWSLSIEEQFYLILPFFSTFFLFRFGSKVRILILSILYFVPLVFRIAYVLNDADLSVLIYSHTRMDSLLIGMILAEWKTTTDATSENTTSSNNQNATILGGSMQIPFFRKRFADSILFALGIGILAIGHAFPLENWFRKIVGYNCFNLGYAVLIYLSLQKESLIGRLFGLGFFRPIARLSYTMYLWNILIAGLAVSKVLSGITQPGPKDFAAAIGTAILYCFAVSWVLYLVVERPFLILKERILPKNETR, from the coding sequence ATGATCCGTAAAATTCGTCTTTATTTGTTCTCTCCGTTCATCAAAAACGAAAACGAGATACAGTCTTTAAACGGAGTCCGCGCGGTCGCGATTTTGCTGGTGATCGTGTATCACGTTTGGCTTCCATTCGGCGTCGCGGGTTTTCCCGAAATTTTTCGGAACGTATTTTCGAATTTCAATTCGGGCGTGGATTTATTTTTTGTTCTCAGCGGTTTTTTGATCTATTCAGGAATTCTAAAATACCGCAAGGAACCGAAAGCCTTTTCCAAACGAAACTTCTTTTTGGCCCGGTCTTTACGAATTTTCCCCGCCTATTATTTTTGTCTGTTCGTTCTCTATTTATATTTTCAAGGCCTGCATGATCGTTTGGCAACGATCGCTACTCCGAATGAACTGCAAACTGCGGAATTGAATCAGCTCTCGGAGATTCTACAGAGCGCGTATGCGGACGTGTTTTACATTTCGAATTATACGAAACATCGTCTTTCTTTGGTCGGTTGGTCTTTGTCCATCGAAGAACAGTTTTATCTAATTCTTCCGTTCTTTTCCACGTTCTTTCTGTTTCGATTCGGGTCTAAGGTAAGAATTCTGATTCTATCGATTCTTTATTTCGTTCCTCTTGTGTTTCGAATCGCGTATGTTCTCAACGATGCGGATCTTTCCGTTCTGATCTATTCCCATACCCGGATGGACAGTCTTTTGATCGGGATGATTCTCGCGGAGTGGAAAACAACAACGGATGCGACCTCGGAAAATACAACATCGTCAAACAACCAGAACGCGACGATCCTCGGCGGCTCGATGCAAATTCCGTTTTTCAGGAAACGATTTGCAGATTCGATTTTGTTTGCTTTGGGAATCGGTATATTAGCGATCGGTCATGCTTTTCCGCTGGAAAACTGGTTTCGGAAAATAGTCGGATACAATTGTTTCAATCTCGGTTACGCGGTTTTGATTTATCTTTCCTTGCAAAAGGAAAGTCTGATTGGGCGCCTATTCGGACTCGGATTCTTTCGACCGATCGCAAGGCTCAGTTATACGATGTATCTCTGGAACATTTTGATCGCAGGTCTTGCGGTTTCCAAAGTTCTTTCCGGAATTACGCAACCCGGACCGAAAGATTTCGCAGCAGCGATTGGAACGGCGATTCTTTATTGTTTTGCCGTTTCCTGGGTTTTGTATCTCGTCGTAGAAAGACCGTTTTTGATTTTGAAGGAAAGAATTCTCCCTAAAAACGAAACTCGTTAA
- a CDS encoding zinc-binding dehydrogenase has protein sequence MNLPKTYKALELKEYSENKSRAVIVEKTIRPLKKGEVLIRMHSASINPSDLMFLRGLYGIKKKLPVVPGFEGSGTVVASGGGWYGSYLKGKNVACTAPGRGDGVYAEYMITDAFSCLAIGNDLSLEQGACLYVNPITAIAMVEQAQRAGAKALVQTAAASALGKMVVGIAARKGMKVINVVRKPEQEAALKAIGAEHILNSETPNFERQLRVLSNELKATVCLDAVAGELTARVLGAMPYGSRVIVYGALSEKEIPLHAGLMIFQDKKLEGFWLSTWVPQQSAYKIWKLSRELRALAKKELKTDIAARFPLEKAVEAIDHYAVNMTKGKVLIQTPYAEGK, from the coding sequence ATGAACCTCCCAAAAACGTACAAAGCGTTAGAGTTAAAAGAATACAGCGAGAATAAGAGCAGAGCGGTGATCGTGGAGAAAACGATCCGTCCTTTGAAAAAAGGAGAAGTGCTGATTCGAATGCATTCCGCTTCGATCAATCCTTCCGACTTGATGTTTTTAAGAGGTCTTTACGGAATCAAAAAGAAACTTCCCGTGGTTCCGGGTTTCGAAGGAAGCGGAACCGTCGTCGCTTCGGGAGGAGGTTGGTACGGTTCATATCTGAAAGGGAAAAATGTCGCATGCACTGCGCCTGGAAGAGGGGACGGTGTCTACGCGGAATATATGATCACGGACGCGTTTAGTTGTCTTGCGATCGGAAACGATCTTTCCCTGGAACAAGGAGCTTGTCTGTATGTGAATCCGATCACCGCGATCGCAATGGTGGAGCAGGCGCAAAGAGCCGGAGCGAAAGCTTTGGTTCAAACTGCCGCGGCGAGCGCGTTGGGAAAGATGGTCGTCGGAATTGCGGCTCGCAAAGGAATGAAAGTGATCAACGTCGTCCGTAAGCCGGAACAGGAAGCCGCGTTGAAAGCGATCGGGGCCGAACACATTCTCAATTCGGAAACCCCCAACTTCGAAAGACAACTCAGAGTTCTTTCCAACGAACTCAAGGCCACGGTTTGTCTGGATGCGGTTGCGGGAGAATTGACTGCCCGGGTTTTAGGAGCGATGCCTTACGGAAGTAGGGTAATCGTATACGGAGCCTTGTCCGAAAAAGAAATTCCGTTACATGCAGGATTGATGATATTCCAAGATAAGAAGCTGGAAGGTTTTTGGTTATCCACTTGGGTTCCGCAGCAAAGCGCCTATAAGATCTGGAAACTTTCGAGAGAACTTCGTGCGCTTGCAAAGAAGGAATTGAAGACCGATATCGCCGCAAGATTTCCTTTGGAAAAAGCGGTGGAGGCGATCGATCACTACGCGGTCAATATGACCAAAGGAAAAGTTTTGATCCAAACTCCGTATGCGGAAGGTAAGTGA
- a CDS encoding DUF3293 domain-containing protein, giving the protein MDEKLRNEYLNTRYTAYLSKESEGADMTEPLALIEILAETFNPKLDELLNRHDQIEWAFITAWNPKSLVLSLEENQRRNRELENKISSYSYFRGKGIGVDPSWVPEESFLILGMDMRSACDLGKEFGQNAIVFGKKGDRSHLIELM; this is encoded by the coding sequence ATGGATGAAAAACTCAGAAACGAATATCTGAACACGCGTTATACGGCGTATCTAAGCAAAGAATCCGAAGGCGCCGATATGACGGAACCTTTGGCGTTGATCGAAATTCTTGCGGAAACCTTCAATCCGAAATTGGACGAGTTATTAAATCGACACGACCAAATCGAATGGGCTTTTATCACTGCGTGGAATCCGAAATCCTTAGTTCTTTCTTTGGAAGAGAATCAAAGGAGAAATCGCGAATTGGAAAATAAGATCAGTTCTTATTCTTATTTTCGCGGGAAAGGAATCGGGGTCGACCCGTCTTGGGTTCCGGAAGAAAGTTTTTTAATCTTGGGAATGGATATGCGATCCGCTTGCGATTTGGGAAAAGAATTTGGTCAGAACGCGATCGTCTTCGGTAAAAAAGGAGATAGATCACACCTCATCGAATTGATGTAA
- a CDS encoding LIC_13246 family protein yields MAQTIDLNQGEWMKLVSNRKDFLKIVSTLNDFYIPKVPFKQLNEGQKLRVNLVKEESENFDVFLKRRKEHEFVIFLRVGKRFESWIHQDGIREAKDYFLEQGKTDHPIFQCPCVSDLYEENCVFAEEKETKTFDRKDSA; encoded by the coding sequence ATGGCGCAGACGATCGATTTGAATCAAGGAGAATGGATGAAGCTCGTTTCCAACCGGAAAGATTTCTTAAAAATCGTATCTACGTTGAACGACTTCTATATTCCGAAAGTTCCCTTTAAACAATTGAACGAGGGACAAAAGTTGCGCGTAAACCTCGTAAAGGAAGAATCCGAAAATTTCGACGTTTTCTTAAAACGCCGTAAGGAACATGAATTCGTAATTTTTTTACGGGTCGGAAAACGGTTCGAATCCTGGATTCATCAGGACGGGATCCGTGAAGCAAAGGATTACTTTTTGGAGCAGGGAAAAACGGATCACCCGATCTTTCAATGTCCGTGCGTTTCCGACCTTTATGAGGAGAATTGCGTTTTTGCGGAGGAGAAGGAAACGAAAACGTTCGACCGAAAAGATTCTGCTTGA
- a CDS encoding LIC13259/LIC11441 family protein, which yields MRKILIVSVGILAFLSVCKKSQPVITEAEKDALQQILVENETIHGFLMKEENKIPNTEKLVARILELIALNGGLKDSAEKMANSLKNKDSNDVEKFFQAYSSFSENLAESLKLAGGTGVFNKFYCPMVNKTWVSHGTKIENPYAPEMRDCGDLVP from the coding sequence ATGCGGAAAATTCTAATCGTATCCGTCGGTATCCTCGCTTTTTTATCCGTTTGTAAAAAATCACAACCTGTAATTACCGAAGCGGAAAAAGACGCTTTACAACAGATCCTCGTGGAAAACGAAACCATTCACGGTTTTCTAATGAAGGAAGAAAATAAAATTCCGAACACGGAAAAGTTAGTCGCTCGTATACTCGAATTAATCGCGTTAAACGGAGGTTTAAAAGATTCCGCGGAAAAGATGGCAAATTCTTTGAAGAACAAGGACTCGAATGACGTCGAAAAATTCTTCCAAGCATATTCTTCCTTTTCCGAAAACCTCGCGGAGAGTCTAAAACTTGCGGGCGGAACCGGCGTTTTCAATAAGTTCTATTGTCCGATGGTGAACAAAACCTGGGTCAGCCACGGAACCAAAATCGAAAATCCGTACGCGCCCGAAATGAGAGACTGTGGGGATTTAGTTCCCTAA
- a CDS encoding 4Fe-4S dicluster domain-containing protein produces the protein MNRKDFFKKGLARMFDLAQESAADLASGFKEVISEEQPPPLKPAPKKTKTQKPSKETEFLLPQQVKPNRKRKIRNIQSPPGALAETEFLKKCTGCGDCIYACPYSVLFPVFDEKSEKHIPRMDVNLNACMLCKDWPCINACKDEALLPLDAPPKFGQAKGIFEFCINSKTGESTCSNCKTSCPVDGVVSFKGNKPSFSKNCTGCGQCVSACPTFPRAIRIQ, from the coding sequence TTGAACCGGAAGGATTTTTTTAAAAAGGGTCTCGCGAGAATGTTCGACCTCGCTCAAGAGAGCGCGGCCGATCTCGCTTCCGGTTTTAAAGAAGTCATTTCCGAAGAACAACCGCCTCCTTTAAAACCTGCGCCTAAAAAAACAAAAACGCAGAAGCCGTCCAAAGAAACCGAGTTTCTTCTTCCGCAACAAGTCAAACCGAATCGAAAACGAAAAATCCGAAACATTCAATCTCCGCCGGGCGCGTTAGCCGAAACCGAATTCTTAAAAAAATGCACCGGTTGCGGGGATTGTATTTATGCCTGTCCTTATAGCGTTTTGTTTCCTGTCTTTGACGAGAAATCGGAAAAACATATCCCGAGAATGGACGTCAACCTCAACGCTTGTATGCTTTGCAAGGATTGGCCTTGTATCAACGCTTGTAAAGACGAAGCGCTTTTACCTCTGGATGCTCCGCCTAAGTTCGGTCAGGCGAAAGGAATTTTCGAATTTTGCATCAATTCCAAAACGGGAGAATCGACTTGTTCGAATTGCAAGACAAGCTGTCCCGTGGATGGAGTCGTGAGTTTCAAAGGAAACAAACCTTCCTTTTCTAAAAACTGCACCGGTTGCGGCCAGTGCGTTTCGGCTTGTCCAACGTTTCCACGAGCGATTCGAATTCAATAA
- a CDS encoding LIC13255 family lipoprotein has product MARFASIQNRFLKNNRLGLFLFGFIFFIGCYQKNTDADFYTFEEANTKLIFAYESKDVTCNTNRRITAFVPGRSRKKDIDLCVNAVLAVSCQSWASTSADSTPATCQAIEFRY; this is encoded by the coding sequence ATGGCCCGTTTCGCATCGATACAAAACCGGTTTTTAAAAAACAATCGGCTCGGACTTTTTCTTTTCGGTTTCATTTTTTTCATCGGATGTTATCAAAAGAATACGGACGCGGATTTTTATACGTTCGAAGAAGCGAATACGAAACTTATCTTTGCATACGAATCCAAGGACGTGACCTGCAACACGAACCGTAGAATCACCGCCTTTGTGCCGGGACGTTCTCGCAAAAAGGACATCGACCTTTGCGTAAACGCGGTTCTCGCAGTCAGCTGTCAATCCTGGGCATCTACGAGTGCGGATTCAACGCCCGCGACTTGTCAGGCGATCGAGTTTCGTTATTGA
- a CDS encoding DinB family protein, with protein sequence MLTPEYCGLMAEYNRWMNEKVYNVCLKLSDAQRKEDRHAFFKSIHSTLNHILWVDMSWMARFHNEPLPKSPAGSDLFTSFEELTRTRKDYDTRIIEWTKTIQSDWLNSPYKFFSLMYQRELEKPTWVLVAHLFNHQTHHRGQITTLLTQMGVDVGVTDLAWMGSV encoded by the coding sequence ATGTTGACTCCGGAATACTGCGGACTGATGGCCGAGTACAATCGATGGATGAACGAAAAAGTATATAACGTTTGTCTAAAGTTATCCGATGCACAGAGAAAGGAGGATCGTCACGCGTTTTTTAAGTCGATCCATTCCACTCTCAATCATATCCTTTGGGTGGACATGTCTTGGATGGCTCGATTTCACAACGAACCTCTTCCGAAAAGTCCAGCAGGTTCGGATCTTTTTACGAGTTTCGAGGAGTTGACTCGGACCCGTAAGGATTACGATACGCGGATCATCGAATGGACAAAGACGATCCAATCGGATTGGCTGAATTCTCCGTATAAATTTTTCAGCCTCATGTATCAGAGGGAGCTGGAAAAACCGACTTGGGTTTTAGTCGCGCATCTTTTCAATCATCAAACACATCATCGAGGACAAATCACGACTCTTTTGACGCAAATGGGTGTCGACGTTGGAGTTACGGATTTGGCTTGGATGGGTAGCGTATAA
- the murA gene encoding UDP-N-acetylglucosamine 1-carboxyvinyltransferase — protein MSSSYFKIIGKTPLHGTVVPQGNKNEALPLLGAVCMVPGTVRISNIPVIADVLMLMEVLRHLGMEITEEEPGTYIFKHDGNLKNQLPEELCSRIRGAVTLAGPILAMTGRVFLPKPGGDKIGRRRLDTHLLALQALGATIEVFPDGYEIKADRLRGTDILMDEASVTGTENAVMAAVFAEGTTVLRHAASEPHVQRLCHFLNSAGAKISGIGSNILTIEGVSSLKPPAKDHKIGSDYLEVGSFISLAAVTGGELMIRDVELEDIRMIRMVYSRLGIEVRPHENGILVPSDQKMEIIPDYHGATPKIDDSPWPGFPADMTSVALVTATQCKGTVLIHEKMFESRLFFVDNIIAMGAQIILCDPHRAIVIGHSRLYGQKVASPDIRAGMAMIIAALCAEGTSYIHNIGQIDRGFENIDTRLRTLGARIERVRED, from the coding sequence ATGAGTTCTTCGTATTTTAAGATCATTGGAAAGACCCCTCTTCATGGAACCGTGGTTCCACAGGGAAATAAAAATGAGGCCTTGCCCTTACTCGGAGCCGTTTGTATGGTTCCCGGAACGGTCCGCATCAGCAACATTCCGGTCATTGCCGACGTTCTGATGTTGATGGAAGTTCTGCGTCATTTGGGTATGGAGATCACCGAAGAAGAACCGGGAACTTATATTTTTAAACACGACGGGAATCTGAAAAACCAACTCCCCGAAGAACTCTGCTCCCGAATCCGCGGAGCCGTTACGTTGGCCGGTCCGATTCTCGCCATGACTGGAAGAGTGTTTCTTCCCAAACCCGGAGGAGATAAAATCGGAAGAAGAAGGTTGGACACCCATCTTCTCGCATTACAAGCGTTAGGCGCAACCATCGAGGTTTTCCCGGACGGTTATGAAATCAAAGCGGATCGTTTGCGTGGAACTGACATTCTCATGGATGAAGCTTCCGTTACCGGAACCGAAAACGCGGTGATGGCCGCCGTATTCGCCGAAGGCACGACCGTTCTCCGTCATGCGGCGAGCGAACCGCACGTTCAAAGACTTTGTCATTTTTTAAATTCGGCGGGCGCTAAGATCTCCGGAATCGGTTCCAACATTCTTACGATCGAAGGAGTTTCTTCTTTAAAACCTCCCGCAAAAGATCATAAGATCGGATCGGATTATCTCGAAGTGGGTTCGTTTATCAGCTTAGCCGCCGTCACCGGCGGAGAACTCATGATCCGCGACGTGGAACTCGAAGACATCCGTATGATTCGTATGGTCTATTCTCGTTTAGGAATCGAAGTGCGTCCTCATGAAAACGGAATTCTCGTTCCATCGGATCAGAAGATGGAGATCATCCCCGATTATCACGGAGCCACTCCGAAAATCGACGATTCTCCGTGGCCTGGTTTTCCTGCGGACATGACTTCCGTCGCGCTTGTAACCGCGACCCAATGCAAAGGAACCGTTTTGATCCACGAGAAAATGTTTGAGTCGAGACTCTTCTTCGTGGATAATATCATAGCGATGGGAGCGCAGATCATTCTTTGCGATCCGCATAGAGCGATCGTCATCGGACATTCCCGTTTGTATGGACAAAAGGTCGCAAGTCCCGATATACGCGCCGGTATGGCGATGATCATCGCCGCGCTCTGCGCGGAAGGAACGAGTTATATTCACAACATCGGACAGATCGATCGCGGATTCGAAAACATCGATACTCGTTTACGAACCTTAGGCGCGAGAATCGAAAGAGTTAGGGAAGATTGA
- a CDS encoding DUF1564 domain-containing protein, with protein sequence MGILLLNVDRELSSILQEPNTDVVTLLIPESTLLRYRLESRKNLPKRIPILLQKYGKYLTSIGRLGKNARKTLYQPSPGKEKMRRMNVRLSTGSWTFLGMLAQVHGVSKCYLFNYLLELDESGVGDSIVNTMNEGGPTFHRNYRYILRLDLLNNRVTRSLETEPNGIFNVLDYRDWYDS encoded by the coding sequence ATGGGAATATTGCTTTTGAATGTAGATCGAGAACTGAGTTCGATTCTGCAAGAACCGAATACGGATGTAGTTACGCTTTTGATTCCGGAATCGACTTTGCTTCGGTACCGATTGGAGTCTCGTAAAAATCTCCCCAAGAGAATTCCTATTCTTTTACAGAAATACGGAAAGTATTTAACTTCCATCGGTCGTTTGGGAAAGAACGCGAGGAAAACGTTATATCAGCCCAGTCCTGGAAAGGAGAAAATGCGGCGGATGAATGTTCGGTTGAGTACGGGTAGCTGGACGTTTTTGGGAATGCTGGCGCAGGTGCACGGTGTTTCGAAGTGTTATCTTTTTAATTATCTCTTGGAGCTGGATGAGTCCGGGGTGGGGGATTCTATCGTGAATACGATGAATGAGGGAGGTCCTACATTTCACCGGAATTACAGATATATCCTCCGCCTCGATTTGCTCAATAACCGAGTGACTCGAAGTTTAGAAACCGAACCCAACGGCATATTCAACGTATTAGATTATCGGGACTGGTATGATTCTTAA
- a CDS encoding LEA type 2 family protein, protein MLRFSRLRIGLVFLFGATIWFQSCSALKDNYKALQKCRFQVLSMETQRAELISFPPVPKIIFLAKVEIENPNETDVTLHKFDLSFYVPDQNEKESELARVLSNEKFVIPALQKKTVDLQVETLFEKKMDRDLLQIALGILRAGLSGKELDISIRGSFEYETIIGPVQIPVSERIPLKTGKKGGLGI, encoded by the coding sequence ATGCTGCGCTTTTCCAGACTTCGGATCGGATTGGTATTTCTATTCGGGGCTACGATTTGGTTCCAATCCTGTTCGGCTTTAAAGGACAATTACAAAGCCCTTCAGAAATGCAGGTTCCAAGTTTTGTCGATGGAAACGCAAAGAGCCGAACTGATTTCGTTTCCACCCGTTCCGAAAATCATTTTTTTGGCGAAGGTTGAAATCGAAAACCCGAACGAAACCGACGTGACGCTTCACAAATTCGATCTTTCCTTTTACGTTCCCGATCAAAACGAAAAAGAATCCGAGTTGGCTCGGGTTCTTTCCAACGAAAAATTCGTGATTCCCGCGCTGCAGAAAAAGACGGTCGATCTTCAAGTGGAAACTTTGTTTGAAAAAAAGATGGATCGGGATCTTTTACAAATCGCCTTAGGAATTCTGCGGGCCGGACTTTCCGGAAAGGAACTCGACATTTCGATCCGCGGTAGTTTCGAATACGAGACGATAATCGGACCGGTTCAAATTCCCGTGAGCGAAAGAATTCCTTTGAAGACGGGTAAGAAAGGCGGGTTGGGAATCTGA